A portion of the Chitinophagaceae bacterium genome contains these proteins:
- a CDS encoding DinB family protein gives MNKEYFIETLQSFQQQKNLLFDSLKRVPKNILETPSEQGKWSILQILYHIQMSENGTLAYMEKKSLYAATTPIPRKNIFSSIRGALLQYLLKSNIKRKAPKGLDTFPETIYLDKLFRDSQTQFQKWIHFVQKSDEHILHSQIFKHPLVGRIDFMDTIEFTILHFDRHLKQIVKIIQKENEKSKL, from the coding sequence ATGAATAAAGAATATTTCATCGAAACATTACAAAGTTTTCAACAACAAAAGAACCTTCTTTTTGATTCATTAAAAAGAGTGCCAAAAAACATATTAGAAACCCCATCTGAGCAAGGAAAATGGTCTATACTTCAAATTCTCTACCATATACAAATGTCCGAAAATGGAACTCTTGCTTATATGGAAAAAAAATCTTTATATGCGGCAACGACTCCCATACCTCGTAAAAATATATTTTCTTCCATCAGAGGAGCATTGTTACAATACTTGCTGAAGAGTAATATAAAAAGAAAAGCTCCTAAAGGATTAGATACTTTCCCCGAAACAATATATCTTGACAAGCTTTTTAGAGATTCTCAAACCCAATTTCAAAAATGGATTCATTTTGTTCAAAAAAGCGATGAACATATATTACATTCACAAATATTCAAGCATCCTTTAGTGGGGAGAATTGATTTTATGGATACCATTGAATTCACTATTTTACATTTTGACAGACATCTAAAACAAATTGTAAAAATAATTCAAAAAGAGAATGAGAAATCAAAGCTATAA
- a CDS encoding DUF2520 domain-containing protein, with protein MRNQSYKIAFIGTGKAATTIAPILEKAGHTIQYIQNRTPEKAKKLQASFLSPPVIKAPADFNFSDTDCQVCFLSVTDTAISKILFHLLLPQNCVLLHLSGTTEIKVLENQVTAKLKKMNTENRGVFWVVKALNPQHTVSLQGTPIIIDYTNEYTQNVLENLCNSIQAKPIYYPDGTRMALHLAATIGGNFLYHIMHFIHQIMKAENLPFEELILPIIEEALKKSKEKPDLYLQTGPALRNDLDTLFKHISIGDKYDVDAGFKELYEGISKSIQIKAQNPKWKS; from the coding sequence ATGAGAAATCAAAGCTATAAGATTGCTTTTATTGGAACGGGAAAAGCAGCTACCACCATAGCTCCCATTTTAGAAAAAGCAGGACATACTATACAATACATCCAAAATAGAACCCCCGAAAAAGCAAAAAAATTGCAAGCTTCTTTTCTCTCCCCCCCTGTTATCAAAGCTCCTGCTGATTTTAATTTTTCCGATACCGATTGTCAAGTTTGTTTTCTTTCCGTTACTGATACAGCGATTTCCAAAATTCTTTTTCATTTACTGCTTCCCCAAAACTGCGTACTTTTGCATCTTTCCGGAACTACAGAAATAAAAGTATTAGAAAACCAAGTGACCGCAAAATTAAAAAAAATGAATACGGAAAACAGAGGTGTTTTTTGGGTTGTTAAAGCACTCAATCCCCAACACACTGTTTCACTCCAAGGTACCCCTATTATTATTGATTATACTAACGAATACACTCAAAATGTATTAGAAAACCTCTGTAATTCCATACAAGCAAAACCTATTTATTACCCCGATGGTACCCGAATGGCACTACATCTTGCTGCAACGATAGGTGGAAACTTTTTATATCATATAATGCACTTTATTCATCAAATTATGAAGGCAGAAAACCTTCCTTTTGAAGAACTTATACTCCCTATCATAGAAGAAGCTCTGAAAAAATCAAAAGAAAAACCTGATCTATATCTCCAAACGGGACCTGCACTACGAAACGATTTAGATACACTTTTCAAACATATATCCATTGGAGATAAATACGATGTAGACGCTGGATTTAAGGAATTGTATGAGGGTATTTCAAAAAGTATACAAATAAAGGCACAGAATCCAAAGTGGAAATCCTAA